The Dioscorea cayenensis subsp. rotundata cultivar TDr96_F1 chromosome 19, TDr96_F1_v2_PseudoChromosome.rev07_lg8_w22 25.fasta, whole genome shotgun sequence genome includes a window with the following:
- the LOC120250543 gene encoding cell number regulator 1-like has protein sequence MYSQHVQGHEKYPGGAIPIIPVPPANLNSSFMYTTSQVSGSSLHWSSGLCHCCDDPANCLITCFCPCITFGQIAEIVSKGSISCAASGIVYGLLMGLGCLYSCFFRSKLRGQYDLEESPLPDCLVHCCCEPCALCQEYRELKKRGFDMGIGWQANVDRKSRGVMLPPVVGNGMTR, from the exons atgtaTTCCCAACATGTTCAAGGGCATGAGAAATATCCAGGAGGGGCCATTCCAATAATCCCCGTTCCTCCTGCTAATCTCAACTCTTCATTCATGTACACAACTAGTCAAGTTAGCGGCAGTTCTCTCCATTGGTCAAGTGGCCTCTGCCATTGTTGTGATGATCCTGCAAACT GTTTAATCACATGTTTCTGCCCATGCATCACCTTTGGGCAGATTGCAGAGATTGTGAGCAAAGGATCAATCT CGTGTGCGGCGAGTGGAATAGTGTATGGATTGCTGATGGGATTGGGGTGCTTGTACTCATGCTTCTTTAGATCCAAGCTAAGAGGGCAGTATGACTTGGAAGAATCACCACTCCCTGACTGCCTTGTTCATTGCTGCTGTGAGCCTTGTGCTTTGTGTCAAGAGTACCGTGAACTCAAGAAGAGAGGTTTTGACATGGGCATTG GGTGGCAGGCCAATGTTGATAGAAAAAGCCGTGGAGTGATGTTACCTCCAGTGGTTGGAAATGGCATGACAAGATGA